In Vibrio kanaloae, the genomic stretch TGCCACTGGCGAGATACGCGGGGAAATGCAGACTTTCAGGTGCAAAGCTAGAACCTCAAAATCAGTAAATTAAACACTTAACTTTTTGATTTTGAATAACACCAGCTAACGCCCTGTTAAGGTGTGAGCAACGCAATACCGATGTTCCCGCATAGCACCCTAACCACTAAACATAACGCATAGTAAAAATGCCACGCGTTGCGAATCACTCTTGAACAGTTTGTTAAGTTTACATTTCGAGATGATTGAATTTGAATGGATAGCCACCGTTGAGAGGTTCTGAAAACCTCGTGCCAATTTCCTTGATCAAGTATTCGTTCATTCTAGATTCTTGGTACTTACATAGAGTGACGGCTGAACGAACGTTCTCGATAGAAAGTAGAGGTGTCGACACTCCAAACATAGGCTCATCTAAAATATGACGTTGCTCGCCAGCAATAAGCGTCCCACCCACCGGATAAATAGTTAGCTCATTACTCGAAATGTCGCTATGCGCAACCACTTTGTTCCGATAATCAATCATCTGTGAATGAGTCTCGGCTAAGACTTCATTTCCAGCGAACTTTTTCCATTTACTAGCCATATTTCCAAACCCATCATTATTAGTGAAAGGCCTGCAATAAGAAGTTACAGCACCAAACAACAATGACTGATAAAGCTTGTCACCTAGTTGCGCATTTAACTCTAAGATATTCTCAAAACCATCTTGTGCGCAGGATATATCTCGCGCTGCAACTGCAATTCTGTGAACCTCTAAGCTCTGATTCAGTCTTTTTTTACTCATAATTCCCAACTGTAAACTTAACGCCCTGTTAAGGTGTGAGCAACGCAATACCGAAGCCGCCGCATACCACCTTAAACACTAAAAGCAACGCATAGCAAAAATGCCACGCGTTGCGAATCACTCTTAAACAGATTGTTAGGGCTCTTGTTTGACGATGAAATAGACTGGCTTATGCTGCCACCCTCGAGTAAACCAGGGACCATCACCTGGTCTACGATTCAGCTCAGTCATAATATTGATTGCTTGCTCCCAGGGCATAGGATGGTAATGTCGCCTAATAATGCAAGTAATATCTTCATGTCTAACCTGTTCTACTACACTATATGGATCGTTTACTTCAACATCACTGCGGTTTGTTAAGTTGAACACGACCTCATTGTATTCTGGTGCGTTTGGTGGGATATAAAACCATATATTTTCAGCGTTAGAAAGTTCAAATAGGTTTTGAGCAATTGACATACCACAGAAAACTGGAATGTCGAATTTCTTAGCTATCTCATTAAACTCAAATATGTACGGGTTAATCTTGCCTTGAAGCTGCCCCTCTACACCAATATGAACTTTAGGGCGTCTAGCAAAAAACGCAATTAGGTATACAGACTCCATACCATGTAATGCATAAGAAGTCTTATTACCTTCCCTCGTCTTCCAATATTGGATAGGCGTATTTTCACCCAATTCATTTAACAATGAAGAAAACGCAGGAATCAAAGAAAATTCAGTCGTTTTCTCTGTACAGTAACTAATCATCAAATATTCCTATTCTGAGCCCTAACGCTAAGCTAAGTAGTGAGCAACGTAATACGAAGCCACCGCATAACACCTTAAACACATAAATCAACGCATACTAAAAATGCCACGCGTTGCGAGTCTGACTTAAGCGCTTTGTTAGTTTGCCACCGCGATGAAGCCAAAGGTTTAGCGCCAAGATACTGAATTAGCTATAAAACTACTGGCTTTGAACACAAAAGTAAAACGGACAGCTCAGAATTTAAACCCAACTAACAAAACGCACTTGGCGAAGAAGACTTTCGTAGATGCTGACAGCCACAAATGCAATGTTCAATGCTCCCGCTTAACTTTCAAAACCAAAGAAGAAGCGCGCAAGAACATGGAAAAATGAACCTTACTAACACGAAAGAATTGAATAACACGAAAGCCAATTAACCGAAAAACGGGCTACGCGAGATGCCTATTTCGATGAAAAGTCTTTGGGAAATAACAGGTGAATAGCTAGAACGCAGAACAAAGCTTTTAGACCACAAACGCTTTTCTGCTCCTTGCAAACTAACGCCGCATTAAGGTGTGAGCGACGCTTGGCTATACTTGAGCGAAGCGAAACTGCCAAGCGTTGCGAATCACTCTTAAATGCTTTGTTAGGCTTATTCGTACGAAAATTCCTGAAAGATATCGTTTTCAAAGTCAATATCATCATGCGAAAAACCATAGCAACATTCTTCAGGGAGCGAAGAAGGATATTTAAGCCTGAATAATCCGCCAATACTCGGTGTGAAACCATCAGATGGTCCACCACTGTTAATACCAAACGATTCACCTGCTGGCGAAAAATCATGATGTATAAACTGGGAAGCAATAATAACAGCAAGGCCACACACAGCTTCAACTAAGTTATCAAGGTTTGCATTACGAAAGTTATGATGCCTGTCGTGCTTTGTAGAATTATACGCTTCGTACCACGGAAGTGGTTCACCAGCACCCCATTTTTTGAACGGTGTTCTGATGGAGCTTTCCCCATGCCAATTTGGTACTTTAATTTCGTACATGGATAAAAAGTGGCTTTGTTCAACTTTTTTATAGTCTCCCATATTCCAATACCCATTTTTTACATATCCATTTTCTTTTAGTATCGCTTTACAGTTGGCTTCGACTTCAACACAAGTTCTAAGTAATAGTTCATTTATTCTGTGAGAGTATGTCGCTTTATTTAAATCTGACGGCTCGACAAAGCTAAATAACTCAATAAGATCATTTTGAATTAGTAAAAATGCGCGAATATAGTTTTCTGGACTCTGTGCATATTTAGGGTTCAATATGTATTGCCACTTTCCACTGTCGGAGTAACTTCCATCAACAAAAATTCTCGCTGTTCTTCTATAAGGTTTTGAAATACTCATATTTCCTCCATAAGCCTAACGCTAAGCTAAGTGGCTAACAAACCTACCACTTCACTCAATTAAAACACCTTAAACACAAAATTAAACCAAGCTAAAAATGCCCAACGTTTGTTAGTCCGTCTTAAGCGCTTTGTTAGTTTGCCACCGCGATGAAGCCGGAGGTTTAGCGCCAAGATGCTGAATTAGCTATAAAACTAATGGCTTTGAACGCAAAAGTAAAACGGGCCGCTCAGAATTTAAACCCAACTAACAAAACGCACTTGGCTAAGAAGACTTTCGTAGATGCCGACAGCCACAAATACCATCTTTCAATGTTCCCGCTTAACTTTAAAAACCAAAGAAACAGCGCGCAAGAACGTTGAGAAGTGAACCTTACTAACACGAAAGAGATGAGTAACACGAAAGCCAATTAACCGAAAAACGGGCTACGCGAGATGCCTATTTCGATGAAAAGTCTTTGGGGAATAACAGGTGAATAGCTAGAACGCAGAACAAGGCTTTTAGACCACAAACGCTTTTCTGCTCCTTGCAAACTAACGCCCGCTTAAGTGGTGAGCAACGCAATGCAATGCTTCCGCACACCACCTTAATCACTAAAATCAACGCATGGTAAAAATGCCACGCGTTGCGAATCCGTCTTAAAGCGTTTGTTATGTGACATTTCTACGTTTTGACTCTTTTTGATATTTTGATTCTCGATGCAGCCAAATTCCCCAATACACAAAGAACATAAATGCTGAAAAAATAAAATAATTAAGAACTTGTTCACTTAAATACTCGAAAAGAGTTTCCGACGGTGATGATGAGTACTGAAAGAGCACATTGAAAATGATGTAGAACGTAGTTATCAAGAAACAACTTTTGAAGATCCAAGCGAGAAAACCCTGTTCTCTTACTTTTTGCCAGTGTTCAAACATTTGATTTTTCATACAACACCTTATACCAATAACATAGTTCTAAATTCTCTAACATTATGGACCTATCGACTTTTCCAACTGGTCACATAACGCTAAGCTAAGTAGTGAGCAACGCAATACGAAGTCACCGCATAACACCTTAAACACATAAATCAACGCATAGTAAAAATGCCACACGTTGCGAGTCTGCCTTAAGCGCTTTGTTAGTTTGCCACCGTGATGAAACCCGAGATTTAGCGCCAAGGTGCTGAATTAGCTCTAAAACTAATGGCTTTGAACGCAAAAGTAAAACGGGCAGCTCAGAATTAAAACCCAACTAACAAAACGCACTTGGCTAAGAAGCGACATACGACAAACAACCACGGTTTGAAGCGCTTTAACTGACAAAGGATTCGTTCGACCAACCTGACAACCAAGTGTGATCAAGCCATTTGTTAACAAATTAGCTGCCAAGAAAAAGAAAACGCACCAACGAATTAACAACAATGTTAGAGTCAGTAAGTGACTAACGCACCGCAAACGCTTCCAACATAGTGCCACCGGAAAGTTCGTGAGATTGGAAAACGGACAGGTGAATAGCTAGAACGTAGAACAAGGCTTTTAGACCACAAATGCTTTTCTGCCCTTTGCAAACTAACGCCGCGTTAAGTGGTGAGCAACGCTATCACCCGACCTAAACCATTGTGCCGTAATCACTAAAACTCAATCAAATTGCAAATGCCGAGCGTTGGGAATCCGCCTTAAACGCTTTGTTATATGCGTGCTATTTGGTTACGCTGTTTAATTGCAGTAAGTCCCACTTGTTACCGTATAAGTCTTGGAACACAACTACTGTCCCGTACTCTTCAACTCGTGGCTCTTCGTTAAATACAACGCCATTTGCCTTCATTAGTTCGTAGTCTCGCCAGAAATCGTTTGTTTGTAAGAACAAGAAAACACGACCACCAGTTTGATTACCTACTGCTTGAGTCTGTTCTTCGGTACTAGCTTGAGCCAAAAGTAGATTCGTACCATTAGAATTTGGAGGAGAAACTTGAACCCAACGTTTGCCACCGCCTAAGTCAGTATCTTCCATCAATGTAAACTGAAGTTTTTGAGTGTAGAACTCAATAGCATCATCGTAATTTTCAACAACTAGAGCAATATTTCCGATTTGCTGTTGCACAAGTTTAGACATGATTATTTCCGATGTTTCAAAACCCTAATTCTACACTACGCTATGATTTTTTCGAGAAAGCATATAACGCCGCATTAAGGTGTGACGCACGCTTGGCTATACTTGAGCGAAGCGAAACTGCCAAGCGTAAGGAATCACTCTTAAATGCTTTGTTAGGCTAGCTCTTTGAGGAAAACTCTACTTCTGTTGGAGAGTTGTGTTCCTTGTTACTAATAACGACAGTATTTGCAAGTTTATCATGCCACCCTTGCTTACGCTTATCCCAAGCAACCCAAAATATTCCCAACCCCAACGGAATAGTAGCGACAAAATAACCTAAGTATCTGACGATATATTGCTGTAATGTTGGTTTCTCTCCTGTTTTTGCATCCACAATCCTTGCTGATATTGCCATTTTTCCTGGTGTTGCTTGTTTATAGGTCCAAAAAACAACAATAGCAATTAGAGGAAATACCCAGCTAACCATAAAATCTGCAAATCCAACTATGATGTCATCACTCTCAAAATACGCCCACCCATAAATACCCACCAGTATCGGGTATGTAATAACGCAGAGTATTATTGTATCGATCAAACTAGCGCCAATGGATAGCCTAACGCCGCATTAAGGTGTGAGCGACGCTTGGCTATATTTGAGCGAAGCGAAACCGCCAAGCGTTGCGAATCACTCTTAAATGCTTTGTTAGCACTAAAATTCTTCGATTGTGCTACGTTCTTCGACTTCTAGAATATCGAACTCTACTTCGCCATCATCCCCAAGGGTGAAAGTAACAGAAGACTCTTCTTCTCCTTCAAGATCCATGTCAGCACAACCATTATAAATAGACCACTGATACTGGTAATCAAGCTGATATTCATTACCACCGAGAAAAGTAACATCGAATATATCAATTCCAGTGTGGTTTTCAGCACGAGAGTTAATATGTGACAAATCAGGTACAAGAGATGAGCCAAAAGATGGTTCATGCTCTATGAGGAAAGCTTTCAATTCTTGGCAAAGATGAGCGCCATGCTCAATTTCACCCGACTTACTTTGGAAAATCATGTTTATACCTCGAACCTTAATATTCATATTAGTGCTAACGCCCAATTAAGGGGTGAGCAACGCTACCACCCAACCTAACGCATTGTACCGTAAACACTAAAATTGAAGTAGAAGTAAAAATGCCAAGCGTTGGGAATCCCTCTTAAATTGTTTGTTATGTTTGTACTTCAAACGATTGCAAATCTACCAGTTAGCTTATCTAGCTTTATAATTTTGTCTTCACGAAGTTGTTGAATGAGCTCTTTGACTAAACTTGGCGGATAACCCGTTTTTCCACTAAGTATACTGGTCCCAGTAAAACCCTCTTTAATATATTCAAGAATGCATTCACGCTCGGCTTGATACAAGTTCCTTTCAATTGATTTATTTAAGGCTTGTTGTAGCTTATGCATTTCATCTTTCGAGTAATTATCGAACTGACTAGCTTCACGGCTAAAGAAGTAATCAACAGAACGCTGAACCTTCAGGGCAGTTAAAAACTTATCTTCGTCTCTCCAGTCACTAGGAGCATATAAAACCAATGGTTTAAAAACTAAGACTAGGAAAAACAATATCACAAGAAGCACTGGAAACCAGATTACAAACTGTACGAACTTAACCTGTATTTCTGGGGGGAGAGCGACTAATGCTACAGTCGCAAAACTCTCAGCTATACCCGAAAATATAGCTATTATCGTTAGGGGATTGCTCACTTTCATCTATAGTAAACCTCTAAAAACATAACGCCGCGTTAAGGGGTGCTGGCACGCAATACAAAAGCTACCGCACAGCGCCATAAACACTGAACTCAACGCATAGTAAAAATGCCACGCGTGCCAAATCCCTCTTGAACGCTTTGTTATGTGAATTTTTTCAGAGTGCTCAATACACACAACCATTAAATTCAATGACTTGATCGCTTAAAGCATGACTGCCATTGTAAGACTTAACCATACCACCACGGTAAACAAACTGACTCCAAGTTTTCTGCTGTACGTCGAAGTAATGAATAGGCAAAACTAACTCCGAATACCCTGAGCTTCGATAAACATCTGGCTCATAAGCGAAGAGAAAAGAATGAGTTACCCCAAAAGACACTAAGCATCGATCGAGTTCTTTCACGATGACTTTAGCTAAGCCCAAACCACGCTTACTTGGTGTAATGGCAATACCACCAATTATGCCCCCTTTGAAGCTTATTGAGCCCTGCCTCATTAAACGACTATAAGCCAAACCAGTAGCGATAATCTGATTATCGTCTTCAATGAGAATTGCACAGACGAACTCACGATTGAAAATGAACATAG encodes the following:
- a CDS encoding VOC family protein, whose translation is MSKLVQQQIGNIALVVENYDDAIEFYTQKLQFTLMEDTDLGGGKRWVQVSPPNSNGTNLLLAQASTEEQTQAVGNQTGGRVFLFLQTNDFWRDYELMKANGVVFNEEPRVEEYGTVVVFQDLYGNKWDLLQLNSVTK
- a CDS encoding ArsR family transcriptional regulator produces the protein MKVSNPLTIIAIFSGIAESFATVALVALPPEIQVKFVQFVIWFPVLLVILFFLVLVFKPLVLYAPSDWRDEDKFLTALKVQRSVDYFFSREASQFDNYSKDEMHKLQQALNKSIERNLYQAERECILEYIKEGFTGTSILSGKTGYPPSLVKELIQQLREDKIIKLDKLTGRFAIV
- a CDS encoding GNAT family N-acetyltransferase, coding for MKISVVKSGQIEAYEAALNAHLNSVFGQDSMFIFNREFVCAILIEDDNQIIATGLAYSRLMRQGSISFKGGIIGGIAITPSKRGLGLAKVIVKELDRCLVSFGVTHSFLFAYEPDVYRSSGYSELVLPIHYFDVQQKTWSQFVYRGGMVKSYNGSHALSDQVIEFNGCVY
- a CDS encoding RDD family protein, with the protein product MGASLIDTIILCVITYPILVGIYGWAYFESDDIIVGFADFMVSWVFPLIAIVVFWTYKQATPGKMAISARIVDAKTGEKPTLQQYIVRYLGYFVATIPLGLGIFWVAWDKRKQGWHDKLANTVVISNKEHNSPTEVEFSSKS